DNA from Clostridia bacterium:
GCGACATCGCAGCCCGCCTCCGCAAGGGCCAGGGCGACGGCTCGGCCCAGGCCCGTGGCGCTCCCCGTGACGAGCGCGACCCGCCGCTCCGCCATGACGGTCCCCCCTAGGCTCCTTCAGCGAGGGCGCGCGCCACCTGCGCGGCGACCCCGGCATTGTTCCGCACGAGCGCCCGGTTGACGGCGAGGCTCCGGCCGCCCGTGAGGCGTTCGACGGCGCTGAGGAGGAACGGGGTGACCTGCTTTCCGTGCACGCCGCGCGCTTCCGCCTCCTTGAGCGCCGCCTGGATCGCTGCCTCCGCCTCGTCGAAGGGCATGGCCACGTCGGCGGGCGGCGGCACGAGCACCACCGCGCCGGCTCCGCCCGCCGCCCAATGGGCGGCGAGGACGGCGGCGCACGCCTGCGGGGCGTCCACGCGGTGCTCCACGGCGATGTCGCTCTCCGCCGCGTAGAACGCGGGCCACCGTGCGCAGCGCCCCCCCAGCACCAG
Protein-coding regions in this window:
- a CDS encoding pseudouridine-5'-phosphate glycosidase; translated protein: LVLGGRCARWPAFYAAESDIAVEHRVDAPQACAAVLAAHWAAGGAGAVVLVPPPADVAMPFDEAEAAIQAALKEAEARGVHGKQVTPFLLSAVERLTGGRSLAVNRALVRNNAGVAAQVARALAEGA